In one window of Opitutus sp. GAS368 DNA:
- a CDS encoding plastocyanin/azurin family copper-binding protein: MKTKFLTALAIVAAVQLCAAGTPGKDVVIVANDQMKFSVTHIEARPGQTVHVTLSNEGTMPKAVMGHNWVLLKAGVDANAYANAAMAAAADDYEPKARADQVLASIPLLGPKKEGEVTFDAPQVPGTYFFLCSFPAHCQAGMRGELVVK; encoded by the coding sequence ATGAAAACAAAATTCCTCACCGCCCTTGCGATCGTCGCGGCCGTCCAACTATGCGCGGCGGGCACTCCCGGCAAAGACGTTGTCATTGTCGCCAATGACCAGATGAAATTCAGCGTGACGCACATCGAGGCCCGGCCGGGCCAGACGGTCCATGTCACGCTCAGCAACGAAGGCACGATGCCCAAGGCGGTGATGGGCCACAACTGGGTCCTGCTGAAGGCCGGGGTGGATGCGAACGCCTATGCGAATGCCGCGATGGCGGCCGCCGCGGATGACTATGAACCCAAAGCGCGGGCCGACCAGGTGCTCGCCTCCATTCCGCTGCTCGGCCCGAAGAAAGAGGGTGAGGTCACCTTCGATGCGCCGCAGGTTCCGGGCACGTATTTCTTCCTGTGTTCCTTTCCGGCACATTGCCAGGCTGGAATGCGCGGGGAATTGGTCGTAAAATAG
- a CDS encoding DUF1328 domain-containing protein, which yields MLYYAVIFLLIALVAGALGFGGIAGTATMIAKVLFIIFLVLFVVALLRHKRA from the coding sequence ATGCTATACTACGCTGTCATCTTTCTCCTGATCGCCCTGGTCGCGGGCGCACTCGGCTTCGGTGGCATCGCCGGCACCGCCACTATGATCGCGAAGGTTTTGTTCATCATCTTCCTGGTGCTGTTCGTGGTCGCCCTGTTGCGGCACAAGCGGGCCTGA
- a CDS encoding DUF3185 family protein, with the protein MNKAISLALLVGGVILIICGLNESDSIGSSFSRFFTGNPTDKSIWLLIGGVVATIVGAAGLLRDTKAT; encoded by the coding sequence ATGAACAAAGCCATCTCCCTCGCGCTGCTCGTCGGCGGCGTCATCCTCATCATCTGCGGCCTGAACGAGTCCGACTCGATCGGCTCCAGCTTCTCCCGATTCTTCACCGGCAACCCGACCGACAAAAGCATCTGGCTGCTCATCGGCGGCGTGGTCGCTACCATCGTCGGCGCGGCCGGACTGCTGCGCGATACGAAGGCCACGTAG
- a CDS encoding DNA starvation/stationary phase protection protein, whose amino-acid sequence MKINNGLDDAARLEVGQMLNLLLADEYMLYTTTRDYHWNVTGPEFHSLHLQFEAQSGQVSQWIDDVAERARAIGMGARGNWADLAKAARSSADPGIGLSAGRMLAELLTLHEEMVTQLRTDSAACTARFQDTGTTDFLTGLMQQHEKTAWMLRAQLETEEAEAV is encoded by the coding sequence ATGAAAATCAACAACGGATTGGACGACGCAGCCCGTCTCGAAGTCGGCCAGATGCTCAACCTGCTCCTGGCCGATGAATACATGCTCTACACCACCACCCGGGACTATCATTGGAATGTCACCGGCCCGGAGTTCCACAGCCTGCACCTGCAGTTTGAGGCGCAATCCGGCCAGGTCTCGCAATGGATCGATGACGTCGCCGAGCGCGCCCGCGCCATCGGCATGGGCGCCCGCGGCAACTGGGCGGACCTGGCCAAGGCGGCGCGTTCCTCGGCCGACCCGGGCATCGGCCTGTCCGCCGGGCGCATGCTCGCCGAACTGCTGACCCTGCACGAGGAGATGGTCACCCAGCTTCGCACGGACAGCGCCGCCTGCACCGCGCGCTTCCAGGATACCGGCACGACCGACTTCCTCACCGGCCTGATGCAGCAGCATGAAAAAACCGCCTGGATGCTCCGGGCCCAGCTTGAAACCGAAGAAGCGGAGGCCGTCTGA